The following are encoded in a window of Sphingomonas panacis genomic DNA:
- a CDS encoding NAD(P)H-dependent oxidoreductase, which translates to MDSPETEKQAGTHTVLLIHAHSEADSFVSAMRDTIRNELAGEGWTITESDLYAMGFNPVLSPSDFPSRKNEDHLVYALEQRHAYETGTLPAEITEEIAKVLAADLLIFTFPIFWFSLPAILKGWIDRVWISGPFYGGRRIYGSGGLRGKRALAVFSLGGREHMFGPGSLHGELETGLLRHFLQGTLGYTGLEVIAPFTAYHVPYLSQNERAGMLEQLRRYVADLDSHPVLPMPNLDAFDASFAPLGA; encoded by the coding sequence ATGGATAGCCCTGAAACGGAAAAGCAGGCCGGAACCCACACGGTTCTCCTCATCCATGCCCATTCCGAAGCGGACAGCTTCGTATCGGCGATGCGTGATACCATCAGGAATGAACTGGCCGGCGAGGGCTGGACGATTACGGAATCCGATCTCTACGCTATGGGCTTCAATCCCGTCCTGTCGCCCTCCGACTTCCCCAGTCGCAAGAATGAAGATCATCTGGTCTATGCGCTGGAGCAGCGACATGCTTACGAGACGGGCACGCTGCCGGCGGAGATCACCGAGGAAATCGCCAAGGTCCTGGCCGCCGATCTCCTCATATTTACCTTCCCGATATTCTGGTTCAGCCTTCCAGCGATCCTGAAGGGCTGGATTGATAGAGTGTGGATCTCGGGCCCCTTTTATGGCGGACGCCGAATCTATGGCAGTGGCGGCTTGCGCGGCAAGCGCGCCCTGGCGGTCTTCAGCCTGGGAGGCAGGGAGCATATGTTCGGCCCCGGCTCGCTGCATGGCGAATTGGAAACTGGGCTATTGCGCCACTTCCTGCAGGGCACGCTTGGCTATACCGGCCTTGAGGTGATCGCACCATTCACCGCCTATCACGTGCCATATCTCAGTCAGAATGAGCGGGCGGGAATGTTGGAACAGCTTCGCCGTTACGTCGCCGATCTCGATAGCCATCCTGTGCTCCCGATGCCGAACCTCGATGCTTTCGACGCCAGCTTTGCGCCTTTGGGAGCATGA
- a CDS encoding 2,4'-dihydroxyacetophenone dioxygenase family protein → MTATAASDNAPVLFLPQDRLLTLNVNEVPLLKDGAGPGISFQPLLLDPEMGVWTVMGTFAPGATLPTHLHTGAVHGLTLKGSWIYKEYPDQVQVQGSYLYEPASSMHTFYVPDTNTEDTVVLFIVNGANIGFTDDGQFHSTLDAVTVRALTEQWAQANGGVTVPYLSGGTARQVEVKTQPNRVAALAE, encoded by the coding sequence ATGACCGCCACCGCCGCATCCGATAACGCCCCCGTCCTCTTCCTCCCGCAGGACAGGCTACTGACACTGAACGTGAACGAGGTGCCGCTTCTCAAGGATGGTGCAGGCCCCGGCATCAGCTTTCAGCCGCTGCTTCTCGATCCCGAAATGGGGGTCTGGACGGTGATGGGCACATTTGCGCCGGGCGCCACGCTTCCGACGCATCTTCATACCGGTGCAGTGCATGGCTTAACGCTCAAGGGCAGCTGGATCTACAAGGAGTATCCCGACCAAGTCCAAGTGCAGGGTTCCTATCTGTACGAGCCGGCTTCGTCGATGCACACCTTCTACGTCCCTGACACCAACACGGAAGACACGGTGGTGTTGTTCATCGTGAACGGTGCCAACATCGGTTTCACCGATGATGGGCAGTTCCACTCGACGCTTGACGCTGTCACCGTCCGCGCACTGACCGAACAATGGGCGCAGGCCAATGGCGGGGTGACGGTTCCCTACCTCTCGGGTGGAACGGCACGCCAGGTCGAGGTGAAGACCCAACCGAATCGCGTTGCCGCGTTGGCAGAATGA
- a CDS encoding SMP-30/gluconolactonase/LRE family protein: MRQTIKDFKLKSSDVTFFGKNLNRPECVWIDREGIWVSDSRGGIASVHDDDEPMLIGAGIQEVNGFSRRANGNFVVADISGGALYEVAPNGDTHLLLDEIGGAPLGAVNHAWVDHEDRIWVSIMTRHQRWYDMLKSGRRDGYIIRIDERGPVIVADDIACTNEVKVGPDGKYLHAAETLGNKIIRFPIFPDGSLGDRQTVGPESLGYGGWPDGFTFDADGNIWVTLICRNGISVITPDGAANVVCEDVNRLALDSLVASVQDQTTDPQLILACASGFLPLPTSIAFGGPDARTAYVGSIAMPCLAAFPLPTSGQ; the protein is encoded by the coding sequence ATGCGCCAAACTATCAAAGACTTCAAGCTGAAGAGCAGCGACGTTACGTTTTTCGGCAAGAACCTCAATCGACCAGAATGTGTGTGGATCGATCGCGAGGGCATATGGGTCTCGGACAGTCGGGGTGGTATCGCAAGCGTCCACGATGACGACGAGCCTATGCTGATAGGCGCTGGCATCCAAGAGGTTAACGGTTTCAGCCGCCGCGCAAATGGCAACTTTGTTGTTGCTGATATTTCCGGTGGCGCCCTGTATGAGGTTGCTCCCAACGGAGACACGCACCTGCTGTTGGATGAGATTGGCGGTGCGCCATTAGGTGCGGTCAATCATGCATGGGTCGATCACGAGGACCGCATATGGGTATCGATCATGACCCGGCATCAACGATGGTATGATATGCTTAAATCAGGCCGCCGTGACGGCTACATTATCCGCATTGACGAACGAGGTCCCGTTATTGTCGCGGACGACATCGCCTGTACAAACGAAGTAAAGGTTGGTCCAGACGGGAAATATCTTCACGCGGCGGAGACTTTGGGAAACAAGATCATACGCTTTCCGATCTTCCCGGATGGTTCGCTTGGCGATCGTCAAACGGTCGGCCCGGAAAGTTTGGGTTACGGCGGTTGGCCCGATGGATTTACGTTTGATGCAGACGGGAATATATGGGTGACGCTCATTTGTCGCAACGGCATTTCGGTCATCACGCCGGACGGGGCTGCGAATGTTGTATGTGAAGATGTCAACAGATTAGCTCTCGATAGTCTCGTCGCTTCGGTGCAGGACCAAACAACAGATCCCCAGCTCATCCTCGCTTGTGCAAGTGGCTTTCTTCCTCTCCCTACCAGCATTGCTTTTGGCGGCCCTGACGCGAGAACGGCTTATGTCGGATCTATCGCGATGCCATGTCTGGCCGCATTCCCACTTCCGACGTCTGGTCAGTAA
- a CDS encoding AraC family transcriptional regulator yields MADLISGTVLLNYPALVRELGGDPDRLLTAHNIAPAAVGVADRLLRYTAVATLVGETAADLNCPDFGMRLARKQGVQSLGPVAVLIRHAETVGDAIEGVSRYLYHCAPPDIAALRRGRSTAVFTLEIALRQMAYRDHWIEKGLMLTMEAFRLMLGPDFAPLRVTMQHRAISPPTAYRQFFGSPVEFGCELNSIHVPLAVLSKPIPGHDPTILAMAENYLSQIGSALPLVEHVRELIHRMLKINQANLVDVARALIVHPRILQRRLSEYGTSFEAILDEVRREMAWQLSERIPRASQIANMLGYSEQSGYSRACRRWYGQTPRQLIASRYKRPLSA; encoded by the coding sequence ATGGCTGACCTGATCTCCGGGACCGTCCTGCTGAACTATCCTGCCCTGGTCAGGGAATTGGGTGGCGACCCGGACCGGCTGCTTACCGCGCACAACATCGCCCCGGCAGCCGTGGGGGTGGCAGACCGGCTCTTGCGCTACACTGCGGTGGCGACCTTGGTGGGGGAGACCGCCGCCGATCTGAATTGTCCCGATTTCGGCATGCGGCTCGCTCGCAAGCAGGGGGTGCAAAGCCTCGGACCCGTCGCGGTGCTGATCCGGCATGCCGAAACGGTCGGCGATGCCATCGAGGGCGTATCGCGATATCTGTATCATTGCGCGCCGCCCGACATCGCGGCACTGCGACGTGGGCGAAGCACCGCCGTGTTCACGCTTGAGATAGCCCTGCGGCAGATGGCTTATCGAGATCATTGGATTGAAAAAGGCCTGATGCTCACGATGGAGGCATTCCGGCTGATGCTCGGACCCGATTTCGCGCCGCTCCGGGTCACGATGCAGCACCGCGCCATCTCGCCCCCGACCGCTTATCGCCAATTCTTCGGCTCCCCGGTCGAATTCGGCTGCGAACTCAATTCCATACATGTGCCGCTAGCGGTGCTAAGCAAGCCGATTCCTGGCCATGATCCGACGATCTTGGCGATGGCGGAGAATTACCTTTCTCAAATAGGGTCAGCGCTGCCGCTCGTCGAACATGTGCGCGAACTTATTCATCGCATGCTCAAGATCAACCAGGCCAATCTCGTCGACGTCGCGCGAGCCCTGATCGTGCATCCGCGCATTCTTCAACGACGGCTGTCGGAATATGGAACTTCGTTTGAGGCGATTCTCGACGAAGTCCGTCGCGAAATGGCCTGGCAGTTATCGGAACGCATCCCACGCGCTTCACAAATCGCGAATATGCTCGGCTACTCGGAGCAGAGCGGTTATTCGCGCGCTTGCCGGCGCTGGTACGGGCAAACGCCCCGTCAGCTGATCGCCAGCCGATACAAGCGGCCATTGAGCGCTTGA
- a CDS encoding TonB-dependent receptor → MKGASLKGVVLVSALCGPASANAQAVAGSQLGQVPSTRTSATLTPAGPMNENSPTSDASQTGDIIVTAQKRSERLNEVPMSITASTGDQLKSAGITNTDDLAKIVPGFTFQKSAYGLPIYYIRGVGFNDTTLGVSPAVTVYVDQVPLPYSAMTRGALFDIERVEVLKGPQGTLFGQNSTGGAINYIAAKPTNRLQAGFDLGYGRFNSVNTEAFISGPLTDTLKGRIAVENEYQGDWQKSYVNNDTIGQKRFLNGRAILDWDPTSTVRISLSASGWRDRSDTQQGQFIKFTPLFPAGTGRPPTFPIATFPAAPANARAAAWDPGFDFAKNDSLYQFALHGEVDLSDAITLTSITSYAHFKTSTPLDLDASIYPVDRVDTHGTIETFSQELRLSGVVGDNLHWMFGGNYQNDRVKEHWVLGPDLSTGASVGPFTYDGLIVDNDQKVKTGSIFASLDYNITRQLTLQGSIRYTDQRRHGEGCGRDDGTGDVAAALGFLSGLITGTPATIAPGACATLNSQTGLPGLVTGNLNEDNLSWRAGVSYKPSSGTLFYANVTKGYKSGSFPTLPAGFSASLAPIKQESILAYEVGAKTELFDRKVQISAAAFYYDYRDKQLVGYKANPPFGTLPALVSIPKSKVQGAELSILARPVRGLTINIGGTYIDSKVLRNPINPIGPYSTSGSFVGEAFPFTPKWQGTVDTEYRFALSSALDAFVGGNVSARSGTQSVLTTGGAAEAPLEALLYLKGYALLDLRAGVETQDGRIRFELWGRNVTNKYYTNSATRVSDYTYRFTGMPVTYGATLRYRFGQ, encoded by the coding sequence ATGAAGGGTGCATCGCTCAAGGGGGTCGTACTCGTTTCCGCGCTGTGCGGCCCGGCCTCGGCAAATGCACAGGCGGTTGCTGGGTCACAGTTGGGGCAGGTGCCGTCGACCCGTACCTCCGCCACGTTGACCCCTGCGGGTCCAATGAACGAAAACAGCCCTACATCCGACGCTAGCCAAACCGGCGACATTATCGTGACCGCCCAAAAACGGTCCGAACGTCTCAATGAGGTGCCGATGTCGATCACGGCAAGCACCGGCGATCAGCTGAAGTCAGCAGGCATCACAAACACAGACGATCTCGCCAAGATCGTCCCGGGCTTTACCTTCCAAAAGAGCGCCTACGGGCTGCCGATCTACTATATTCGAGGTGTGGGCTTCAACGATACAACACTTGGCGTCAGTCCAGCTGTCACCGTGTATGTCGATCAGGTCCCGCTCCCCTATTCGGCTATGACCCGAGGCGCGCTTTTCGATATCGAGCGCGTAGAAGTATTGAAGGGGCCGCAAGGTACATTGTTCGGTCAAAATTCCACCGGTGGCGCGATAAACTATATCGCCGCAAAGCCGACGAACCGGTTGCAGGCCGGATTTGATCTCGGCTACGGTCGCTTCAACAGCGTCAATACAGAAGCGTTCATCAGTGGCCCCCTGACGGACACTCTCAAAGGCCGGATCGCCGTGGAAAATGAATATCAGGGCGACTGGCAAAAAAGCTATGTGAATAACGATACAATCGGCCAGAAAAGGTTTCTGAATGGTCGAGCCATCCTTGACTGGGATCCAACGAGCACGGTGCGCATCTCCCTTTCGGCTTCGGGCTGGAGGGACAGGTCGGACACCCAGCAAGGGCAATTTATCAAATTCACGCCGCTTTTTCCCGCGGGAACCGGCCGTCCACCGACCTTCCCGATCGCGACCTTTCCGGCAGCGCCAGCAAATGCCCGAGCCGCTGCTTGGGATCCCGGCTTCGATTTCGCGAAGAACGATAGTCTCTACCAATTTGCTTTGCACGGTGAGGTGGATTTGAGCGATGCCATCACTCTCACGTCAATTACGTCCTATGCTCATTTCAAGACGTCAACTCCCTTGGATCTCGACGCCTCCATTTACCCTGTCGATCGCGTGGACACGCACGGCACAATCGAGACTTTTTCCCAGGAACTCCGGCTTAGCGGCGTAGTCGGTGATAATCTGCACTGGATGTTCGGGGGCAATTATCAGAATGATCGCGTCAAAGAGCATTGGGTGCTTGGTCCCGATTTAAGTACCGGCGCGAGCGTTGGACCATTTACCTACGATGGACTGATTGTCGACAATGATCAAAAAGTGAAGACGGGCAGCATCTTCGCCAGCCTCGATTACAATATCACCCGGCAGCTCACGTTACAGGGTTCGATCCGCTATACCGATCAGAGGCGTCATGGAGAGGGCTGCGGCCGTGACGATGGCACCGGCGACGTCGCTGCCGCCCTGGGGTTTTTGTCGGGACTCATCACGGGAACACCAGCAACAATTGCGCCTGGTGCATGCGCGACGCTTAACAGCCAGACGGGCCTGCCCGGGCTCGTGACTGGCAACCTCAATGAAGACAATCTCTCGTGGCGCGCCGGTGTCAGCTATAAGCCCAGCTCCGGGACATTGTTCTACGCCAACGTGACGAAAGGGTACAAGTCCGGCAGTTTCCCGACGCTTCCGGCGGGCTTTTCCGCGTCGCTCGCACCGATCAAGCAGGAGTCGATACTCGCCTATGAAGTTGGCGCCAAGACAGAGCTGTTCGATCGCAAGGTTCAGATTAGTGCGGCAGCATTCTATTATGACTACCGCGACAAGCAACTCGTGGGTTACAAGGCCAATCCACCCTTCGGGACACTTCCCGCCCTCGTCAGCATTCCCAAGTCGAAAGTTCAGGGAGCCGAACTCAGCATTCTGGCGCGGCCCGTCCGTGGGCTGACCATCAATATCGGTGGAACCTACATTGACTCCAAGGTGCTGCGTAACCCGATCAATCCGATCGGCCCATATAGCACATCAGGAAGCTTCGTCGGAGAGGCCTTCCCCTTCACGCCCAAATGGCAAGGTACGGTGGATACAGAGTATCGATTCGCACTATCCTCAGCTTTGGACGCTTTTGTTGGCGGTAACGTTTCCGCTCGCAGCGGAACGCAAAGCGTGCTCACCACTGGAGGTGCCGCAGAGGCACCGCTGGAGGCCCTGCTCTATCTGAAAGGCTATGCACTGCTGGATTTGAGGGCGGGTGTGGAAACCCAGGACGGCCGCATTCGCTTTGAGTTGTGGGGCCGGAATGTGACCAACAAATATTACACCAACAGCGCCACCCGTGTTTCAGATTATACATATCGCTTCACCGGTATGCCCGTGACCTACGGGGCGACGTTACGGTATCGATTCGGGCAGTGA
- a CDS encoding zinc-binding dehydrogenase, with amino-acid sequence MMRAVVMQSGDLSLAEFPIPQPGPREVLVKTLACGICGSDLHCAAHGRQLLSSAKEVAGIDLFGFDDPVIMGHEICAEVLEYGPNCRKTLSPGTRAVSAPFLLRPEPVSLVFGTPQTPGGYAEYMLLSEDMLIPVPQHLPSDLATLAEPLAVALHAVNRGKLGANDVPIVIGCGPIGLAVIAVLKMRGIGPIVAADFSPSRRRMAKMIGADVVVDPRETSPYDSWRAVAAATDLSQFGRQTQMFPGHAFRPSVVFECVGIPGIIQQILAGAAPCSKIVVAGLCMELDKFYPSFAIIKEVDIVFCIAFAMDEYAEAFDHIASGKLDAGALITSHVGLEGVPEAFARLKDPERDAKIVVIP; translated from the coding sequence ATGATGCGCGCGGTCGTCATGCAGTCCGGCGATCTCTCATTGGCCGAATTCCCCATTCCGCAGCCCGGACCGCGCGAAGTGCTCGTGAAAACTCTGGCGTGTGGCATTTGCGGCAGCGACCTTCACTGCGCCGCCCACGGTCGTCAGTTGCTGTCAAGTGCGAAGGAGGTTGCGGGCATCGACCTGTTCGGGTTTGATGATCCTGTCATCATGGGTCACGAGATCTGCGCGGAGGTGCTCGAATACGGGCCCAATTGCCGCAAGACCCTCTCACCAGGCACGCGCGCCGTCTCCGCCCCCTTTCTGCTAAGGCCAGAACCGGTTTCGCTCGTTTTTGGAACCCCGCAGACGCCCGGCGGCTACGCCGAATATATGCTGCTATCGGAAGACATGCTGATTCCGGTGCCGCAGCATCTGCCCAGTGATCTGGCGACGCTCGCCGAGCCGTTGGCCGTCGCATTGCATGCTGTGAACCGCGGCAAGCTGGGTGCCAATGACGTTCCGATCGTGATCGGTTGCGGGCCGATCGGGCTCGCCGTGATTGCGGTCCTCAAGATGCGCGGAATAGGTCCGATCGTTGCGGCGGACTTCTCGCCGTCGCGCCGCCGGATGGCAAAGATGATCGGTGCGGATGTCGTCGTCGATCCCCGTGAGACTTCGCCATATGATAGCTGGAGGGCCGTGGCTGCCGCCACCGACCTCAGCCAGTTCGGGCGTCAGACCCAGATGTTTCCCGGCCACGCATTCCGGCCGTCGGTCGTGTTCGAATGCGTTGGCATACCGGGCATCATCCAGCAGATCCTCGCCGGCGCCGCTCCCTGCAGCAAGATCGTGGTTGCAGGTCTCTGCATGGAGCTCGACAAATTCTATCCCTCCTTTGCCATCATCAAGGAGGTGGACATCGTCTTCTGCATTGCGTTCGCGATGGATGAATATGCGGAAGCGTTCGATCATATCGCATCGGGCAAACTCGATGCTGGCGCTCTGATCACGAGCCATGTCGGTCTCGAAGGCGTGCCCGAGGCTTTCGCAAGGCTCAAAGATCCAGAGCGAGACGCCAAGATCGTCGTCATTCCGTGA
- a CDS encoding SDR family NAD(P)-dependent oxidoreductase, whose protein sequence is MARNSALITGASAGIGAIYADRLARRGYDLVLVARNGDRLEAIAERLRAETGRSIETVTADLGHQDDLARIERLLGERLDITMLVNNAGVGAVTPLLNSDVQAMAAIIDLNVLALTRLTYAAATAFVAHGGGTIINIASVVAISPETLNGVYGASKAFVLALTQSMHHELSDKGIRVQAVLPGATATEFWSHAGLPHQNLPKEIVMEAGEMVDAALTGLDLGEVVTLPALQNADDWERYEGLRRELSTRISLASAAPRYSSQIRSPQG, encoded by the coding sequence ATGGCCCGTAACAGCGCGTTGATAACCGGCGCATCCGCAGGAATTGGCGCCATCTATGCCGATCGGCTGGCGCGGCGTGGTTACGACCTCGTGCTGGTGGCGCGAAACGGTGATCGCCTGGAGGCGATCGCCGAGCGATTGCGCGCGGAGACCGGGCGCAGCATCGAGACTGTGACCGCCGATCTTGGCCACCAGGACGATCTCGCACGCATTGAGCGACTGTTGGGCGAACGCCTGGACATCACGATGCTCGTGAACAATGCGGGCGTGGGTGCCGTCACGCCGTTGCTGAACTCCGACGTCCAGGCCATGGCGGCGATCATCGATCTCAATGTTCTTGCTCTCACACGGCTCACTTATGCAGCAGCAACTGCGTTCGTTGCGCATGGAGGCGGGACCATTATCAATATTGCCTCCGTCGTTGCGATCTCTCCAGAAACGCTGAATGGGGTTTATGGCGCCTCCAAAGCTTTCGTCCTCGCATTAACCCAGTCCATGCATCATGAGTTGAGCGACAAAGGGATAAGGGTGCAGGCGGTACTGCCGGGGGCGACCGCCACTGAATTCTGGAGCCATGCCGGCCTTCCTCACCAAAATCTTCCGAAAGAGATCGTGATGGAGGCAGGCGAGATGGTGGATGCGGCGCTGACCGGACTTGATCTCGGGGAAGTCGTGACGCTTCCGGCGCTTCAGAACGCCGACGATTGGGAGCGATACGAGGGTCTGCGCCGGGAGCTTTCGACCCGCATCTCACTCGCTTCAGCAGCACCACGATATAGCAGCCAAATCCGCTCACCGCAGGGCTGA
- a CDS encoding long-chain-fatty-acid--CoA ligase, with protein sequence MAEPRLVNIAGREAYSYPLLIGQLLASVKQYRTTEIVSAGRRFSYVALRERIHRLASLLRSLGVQAGDTVAVMDWDSHRYLECYFAIPMMGAVLQTVNVRLSRDVIGFTLRQAGAKLLLCHAEFEPVVEDLRDALPDLEHVVRLIDGDEPGTYEALLAAALPEFPFSDFDENAIATTFHTTGTTGDPKQVFFTHRQIVLHTLAASATLANQPDGQGLRRSDVYMPMTPLFHVHAWGLPYIATMLGLKQVYPGRYDPGTLLALKKQEGVTFSHGVPTLLRMVLDAASESLAPWTMLVGGSALSPDLAREAARKGIVTVCGYGMSETGPILSIGRSGPEDTIDSKCRAGFPIPLVHMRTEPDGRGELQVRAPWVTQGYAAQDASDALWEDGWLHTQDIAEIDPDGGVRIVDRIKDVIKTGGEWVSSIEIEALLMSHPAVSEAAVIAIPSKKWGERPKAFVVGSPGTAAPPPQELRAFLAQFATGGHISPYAVPDEIVFRDSLPRTSVGKIDKRLLRQNAESEPNAVLSTRIATQGDIHGP encoded by the coding sequence GTGGCAGAACCGAGGCTGGTGAATATCGCGGGGCGGGAGGCTTATTCCTATCCCTTGCTCATCGGTCAGTTGCTGGCCTCGGTCAAGCAGTACCGGACGACTGAAATTGTCAGCGCGGGACGGCGCTTTTCCTATGTCGCGCTCCGCGAGCGCATTCATCGGCTGGCTTCGCTCCTCCGCTCACTTGGAGTACAGGCAGGCGACACCGTGGCTGTCATGGACTGGGACAGCCATCGCTACCTTGAATGCTATTTCGCGATTCCGATGATGGGCGCCGTTCTCCAGACGGTCAACGTGCGCCTGTCACGGGATGTCATCGGATTCACTCTTCGCCAGGCGGGCGCGAAGCTTCTCTTGTGCCATGCTGAATTCGAACCGGTCGTCGAGGACCTGCGAGACGCCCTTCCCGACCTGGAGCATGTCGTTCGGCTCATCGATGGCGATGAGCCTGGCACCTACGAAGCGCTGTTAGCGGCGGCGCTTCCTGAATTTCCGTTCTCTGACTTTGACGAGAACGCGATCGCCACAACCTTTCATACCACCGGGACAACGGGCGATCCCAAGCAGGTATTCTTCACGCACCGGCAGATCGTTCTGCACACGCTCGCTGCCAGCGCAACCCTGGCCAATCAACCAGATGGCCAAGGCCTGCGCCGGAGCGACGTCTATATGCCGATGACCCCGCTGTTCCACGTCCACGCCTGGGGCCTGCCCTATATCGCAACCATGCTGGGCCTGAAGCAGGTGTATCCCGGTCGTTATGATCCGGGGACGCTTCTTGCACTCAAGAAGCAGGAAGGCGTCACTTTCTCCCATGGTGTTCCGACACTGCTGCGGATGGTCCTTGATGCCGCATCGGAGTCGTTGGCCCCCTGGACAATGCTGGTGGGCGGGTCAGCGCTGTCTCCAGACCTGGCCCGGGAAGCCGCCAGGAAGGGGATCGTGACGGTTTGCGGCTACGGTATGTCCGAGACGGGACCGATCCTGTCGATCGGGCGCTCCGGACCGGAGGACACCATAGATAGCAAATGCCGTGCCGGCTTTCCGATCCCGCTTGTTCACATGCGGACAGAGCCGGATGGACGCGGGGAACTCCAGGTGCGTGCGCCCTGGGTAACCCAGGGCTATGCCGCCCAGGACGCATCGGACGCGCTGTGGGAGGATGGCTGGCTGCACACCCAGGATATCGCCGAGATAGATCCAGATGGCGGCGTTCGGATCGTCGACCGGATCAAGGACGTCATCAAGACGGGCGGCGAATGGGTGTCGTCGATCGAGATCGAGGCGTTGCTCATGTCGCACCCCGCCGTCTCGGAAGCAGCCGTCATCGCCATCCCCAGCAAGAAATGGGGTGAGCGCCCCAAAGCTTTTGTGGTGGGCTCACCGGGAACGGCAGCGCCGCCACCGCAAGAACTTCGAGCGTTTCTGGCCCAATTCGCGACAGGTGGGCACATCAGTCCCTATGCCGTTCCGGACGAGATCGTGTTCCGCGACAGCCTTCCGCGCACGAGCGTCGGCAAAATCGACAAGAGGCTGCTCCGACAAAATGCCGAGTCCGAGCCGAACGCGGTGCTGAGCACCCGCATAGCAACTCAAGGAGATATCCATGGCCCGTAA
- a CDS encoding SMP-30/gluconolactonase/LRE family protein, with protein sequence MGADKKATLAVNSRDMIGESPVWDILNDRVLWIDKASGTIHEGKADKDGKWGQTNSWTLDRKIGAVILRREGGLIVTSGTEIYTLDHEGELELFAETGADPDLVQLNDAKCDPQGRLWSGTFALDGSASSGELYRIDPDGGVSTLLSGIGLSNGLGWSPDGTIFYYIDSFTGAVDAFDFDGRRGTISNRRSVIRCEGVGIDGMTVDDEGCVWFSAFGTSDVRRFSPDGAEIGRVEVGDIGVTSCEFGGSDLGELFITTAAGRLPEPLWDFVGFTADMADRAAAAPGAGGLFVCRPGSRGQPASRFAG encoded by the coding sequence ATGGGCGCTGATAAGAAGGCAACTCTAGCCGTTAACTCCCGCGATATGATCGGTGAAAGCCCCGTCTGGGACATTTTGAACGATCGTGTTCTGTGGATAGATAAGGCATCCGGTACTATCCATGAAGGGAAGGCTGATAAAGACGGTAAGTGGGGTCAGACCAACTCTTGGACACTGGATCGCAAGATAGGTGCCGTCATCCTTCGTCGGGAGGGCGGTTTGATCGTAACCAGCGGGACTGAGATATACACCCTCGATCACGAAGGCGAGCTTGAGCTATTTGCCGAAACCGGTGCGGATCCGGACCTCGTCCAGCTCAACGACGCCAAATGCGATCCTCAAGGTCGACTATGGTCCGGGACATTTGCTCTGGACGGCAGCGCAAGTTCAGGCGAACTCTATCGTATAGATCCAGACGGCGGCGTGTCAACGCTGCTCTCGGGGATCGGCCTTTCAAACGGATTAGGCTGGAGCCCGGATGGAACGATATTTTATTATATCGATTCCTTTACCGGCGCAGTGGACGCATTCGATTTTGATGGACGTCGTGGTACGATTTCGAATCGTAGAAGCGTGATTAGATGTGAGGGTGTCGGAATCGACGGCATGACCGTGGATGATGAAGGATGCGTCTGGTTTTCGGCTTTCGGAACGAGCGATGTTCGGCGCTTTTCGCCGGATGGCGCGGAAATCGGGCGAGTCGAAGTCGGGGACATAGGTGTCACGAGCTGCGAGTTCGGGGGCAGCGACCTTGGAGAGTTGTTCATTACGACTGCCGCCGGGCGCTTGCCCGAACCGCTTTGGGATTTTGTGGGATTCACTGCGGACATGGCTGATCGCGCGGCCGCCGCACCGGGTGCGGGAGGACTATTCGTCTGCAGGCCTGGCTCCAGGGGACAACCGGCATCTCGTTTCGCGGGCTGA